ttaaaacccGGGCCTGACCCGACctgcccatattattttttatataattttaaaatatatataatacatcaaaataaatatttcccaacaaattgaaaataaattttaaaaaatatgtataattaaataatactaagatagatgcaacttaacaagcaaatacctctaaaataataacaaaattaacaataaaataaattttatacaatatccaaatagtaacaacaaaatagtagcaacataatagtaaaatagtagcaaaatagaaagaaaataataagaaaataatattaaaaaatgaaacaaaaaatttgtGTCCTTTAGTGAATTTGGGCCAGGCCTAggccaaaaatgccttaccTGAGACCCAACccttttttaaacgggccttatttttttgtccaagcctatttttcgagcctatatttttgctcaaacccTCCTACATTTCAGACGGGTCTTTAGGCTGGGCCGGATGACCCGACTCATGAACAGGTCTAATTATTATGTAAGTAGGCTTTGAAAAACATTTAACTTGAcaaacacttttaaaatttaatcactacaagtaattagttttgaaattaaatcacAACCTTTTTGAAACCTGCTAACTTTTCttcaaaaagtaaaatagaTGTTTTAAACAACTGTTTTAAAGTCTGATAGTTCTGCTAGGTCATTTCAGTGGTCAATGTAATCTTTCAAATTCGGGCTTAACATCTAAGTCGGGTTGGGGAGActacatttggtggtatcaaagcctagattttctaaactcagactGTGGATTTTTTAGTGAGTTTGCATGCATGTCATACGAAGGGGTGTTTTGATAAAAATCATGCCACAAGTTTTTACTGAAATCCTTAACTAgctgctttttttttcttcaatctgCATGCATGCAAGGTTTTCAATTTCTAAGACTAAATCCTTAGTCTCTCCCCCTTCAAGCAAGAACATTTCTCAATATTTCTCTCTTCCATGACGAGCTAGAGAAAAGAagaacataaaaacaaaaaaatcgtCCTCAAAGAAGAATGCTTATCCTATATATATAGATCTTCCAACCCCTATCACCAAGATCAATTCACAGCCACCTAGAAATACCTTAATCATCATGTCTCTCAGTAACTTATTTCTAATTTATAACCAACTGGACTATGGTTGAAATCCAACTTTACCTCAACTAGCCTGCTACTTGTTCTTGTTTGCAAAAAGAACCCGCTAGATTAGAGAACCTTTCAATTTAGTACACCAAACTCTTTTGCTACTTATAAATTCGGGTGTGATAGGCAAATTCGTAAATTATTGTTACATTCCTAGGAAAGTACTTAGTGAACCAAACGTGATAATGTaattttcctaatattttaatcaatacctttcgatatataccaaatattataaagtaacattTCTGATAATCACATTTCCAACAATGACATTTAAAGGAATCACATTCCATTATAATCATAACATGGAAACCACCAAATGCTaccttaaaataaattctacAAAAACATAGTCAGCATTCATAATTGTAAAGGTCATCCTTACATTTAACAGTTTCTTTTAACTTCacccttatttttattattatttcaattgcatttttattgtctgtactttttttaaataaaatagttatcTCATGTTggatttaagttattaaaaaaaGGTAATATAGTAATAGtcttaattgatataatattacGTAATAAAGttggattttttatatttaattaattgagtcaATGTTAAGTTAACTAATGATACCATCTCAatcaatcattttattcaaactAGATTATGATACACCCATGGgtgaaaaaattatgtaaaaatatatttattaaatgttttagttAAAACGGTAAAGTTGAAGATTTACATCCTTAGTGTCTTTTTACTTCAAATCCTATCATGTGcaagtttttattaatttatagaaatataaaaagataaaaacaccTTTAGAATGATGTAACTTTTATAGTAAAAAGGAATGGTTTTTGATAAATTCATAACTGGGTTGGCACTCAGTGAACGAGTGACACCAACTCAGCCGACACTTTACTATTAACTAGATTATGACACACTCATGATGTgagtgaaaatatttatgttaatatatatataaaagttaatatGGCTTagttgaaatgattaaataagaTAATGAAGATTAATATATCTTGAGTTTAAATCTCacaattttcattatatttatatttatatatatacatataaaattaaacaaatataatgaaaatgatAAGTTCATTACTTATAAAAGGACTGACTTTTTGGTAGTACTTTCATATTAAGTTGAAATTTAGTTGATGGGTGACACTAATACAAGTTAAATCTCATTCAGTTAACAACACCAACTCcattaaaaacttaatatataCCACAAATATAGATATTGGTTCTAAATTATAACTATATCTAgagaataattaataaacaaattaaaatattactcCAGAGtgacaataaaaatatatatttttgatattgAATCAATTAGAAAAACGTGgccataaaatatattaaatattattgataatgataattattatgatttgcAATAAATTATCTAAAATGGAAAAACCTGTAAATTTTAACCCGAAGTGCTTATTAATATACCtgtgatttttaattatttttatctcaccttacaatatttatttttattcttattgttgtttttaatttattggtaGATAAATGTACGGTGATCCAAATCCACCGgtgttagaattttttttaaaaaaaaactggaAAACCGACTTTATATCCATCCTTGCGTCAATTCGTAGAGCAAATATGCAGAATCATCATGATACATGTCCTCATATTCCAAAAGCATCTCAAATCCACCCTTTTCCAAGGATGATGTATTGTCTGCAACAAAGGGTTGACTCCAGAAATCTCCACTGCTTTCAGCTTTATATGTTCCCGAACATGGAAGGCAATTATCCTCTAAGCCGCCAACAACATTGAAGCTGAACATAGATCCACTGCCGGAGCTGAAGGAGGACTGTTCAGTACGTGTAGATGTTGCTGGAGACAAAGGTGAACTCTCTAAGATCATGTTGTCGGGAGTATCAACAAGGATGCTATTGCTTTCATCTTCACCTTCACCTTCACCTTCACAAATATTCTCATACCGGGTGGCTTCACTTTGCCAACAATCAGACTTTTCTTTCTCATCACGCTTTGTACGTTTCTTTAGATGAGCGTGCCACtggttttttatttcattgtctGTTCGTCCTGGAAAACTTTTAGCTATGGTGGACCATCtgtaatatatacacataaggttaaaaaatattcttaattaaatccagaatatgatgatgatgatgatgatgatgatgatgatgatttaattggATATTCTAACCTGTTTCCCATTTCATCATGTAATTTGATGATCAATGCATCTTCTTCTTCAGTGAAGTTGCCGCGCTTTAGTTCAGGCCGGAGGTAATTCATCCATCTTAACCTGCAACTCTTTCCGCACCTTTTAAGCCCTATACACAATTTagacaaccaaaaaaaaaacaaaaacatcttAAATAACATGATTGAAGCCTAGAAATGAATTTATTGTGGAAAAAAGAAACTATAGTTTTCTCCATAAAATCATACCAGCATACTTGGGGAGTTCACGCCAGTTCCAATGGCCATATCTTTGTATATAAGATCTTAGTTTGTGATCTTCTTCAGCACTCCATTCACCCTTCTTCATCCCATTTTTATCATAGAAGGGAGCTCTCACCATCTTCCACCACCTCTTCCTTTAACTTCTTTCTATTACGGAAATGTTGTCTGTTCAAGGTCAACTTCCCTAGCACATTAGCTGGATATCTAGGGTTTCATTTATGTAGTTATAGCTAGCCCAGATTGGAAAATGGAACGTGTTTACATTTGTGATATGGACTTGCAACCTCAATAATTAATGTTACTTACCACTAAGCAGTATAGAGCTTTGAATAATGACAAAGCTGTCGGGGTTATATGATAATTAATGTTACAAGAGTGAACGAGGAGACTTCATAGAAGTGTCGCATGAgaggtaaaataaaaatatagatagagAGGGAAATTTGTAGCATGGTAAAGAGAATCCTCCAATGAACTTCGTTGCAGCACCTTATCCACCCACAGGTTAAGAGGTTAAAGGTGGGGGTCATTTATGATATGTCTCTTTGAATCATGACTCCTGTTTTTGGTTCCTAAGTCTCACTTTCCTACCCTTTATACTTCACTCAGCGTGCAATTAAACATGACTCAAACTTGGGGTTCGACCATAAGCTTATTCCATGTACATTtgatatcaaaatattaaaaataaagtcatAATCAAACTAAAATGAACACTTTTACTATATTTTCTCTTtgacttttgatttttttttatgtatagtTGACTGGCAGTTCTGCTTTATTTTAATCGATGTCGGTATTTGTATTTAAAGATATATGTATTGCCGTATAGTTTTTATTCGAATAtgagaaaagaaatatatttgtaaatattaagctaatataaaatgatttgaCCCTTTCTTCTAATCATATTATTTAAggaattagttaatttaatccAGCCAGGATAAACTaactcattttcatttcatatctatTAATTCCATAACTCTTCCTTTGAATAATGCCATGTGAAGAACtctatttccttttttatttttgatgtaaCACTAATCTTTTATTGGAAGTTGTGGATAtagtttgattaattttagttttttagttttagaatattaatcttaatttaaaaGTCCAGTCAAAACTATTAGGTTAAGTTCTGTTATGCGTCTCATACTATGTGTGACTTGTAAATTTAATTCACATtctctaatatttttaatctttacgttttgtgaattttaaaatttcaaaagagtgGAATTAGACTTCTTCCCTAGATATCTTGACCAAGTTCAAATCCTAGAGTTAACATTGTTAGGTGACCTGACGAGGACAcctatggttttaaaaaatagataacaaaaattaacctattatttaaaaattgaaagtgAGAGCtatgaatttatatgtaaaCGGCCAAACTTACTGATCGCTGATGTTTGACATCAATTATACTTAACACAAACAACCTGTGGCATGTCATAGAGAAGGatgattttactattttaatatagtttgaatgatttaaacCCAAGACCTTATCGTTATCTGCTCCAACGGCTGTTTAATATTCCAAAATTGTACtttgaataatatttatctCTAGGGTGACGCTAGAGAAGAAAACGTGTGTGAGTTAAGCAGCTGACATCACCTACTTCTTATATAAGCTAAGCAttcacaaaatataattttttcattccGAATATTATACTACTAACATTTCATTTGCGGTTAATAACAGTTCTATcttattatgcaaaaattaaattagattctttttttctacttttatatttttctattattatattaatttaagtgtGTAAAAAGtcttcaaaatttaaacaaaaagtaattaagtttctattttttaaactcaattgggtacttgcattgttaaatgcataaaaatatccttttaccattaaagttaattgcccctcaatttttttcaattaaagtcacATTGTGTCACAATCACGATGTAACATATGgcaaaaaagtaaaataaaaatcaataaaagttatacaaattattaaattttaataaaaattagaaaaaattataaaatttgtaaaactttataaaaatcataaaaattataaaatacataaaaaatccTTTAACCATTAACTTAAACCGTTAACGGTTAAAGTTAATGACTCAATTTTTCGATTAAAGACATATGTGTGCATAACACAAGACATGACATGtggtgaaaaataataaaaaataaaatcaataaaataatagaaaaattataaaattctacTTTTAGtaccataatttttatatattttttacggAATTTAcatttctttacattttataattttcttataactttataaaattttataattttttaagatttttataattatttttactatttttatattttttctaattttaatttttaatatattattttttaaaaatttctaatttaattatttttaaaatttttatatatttttctgattttaatattttatatatttttattaaaatttattcattttataacttttattgatttttatattttatcatattttagcCACATATCACGCTATGATTGTGACACATGATTgctttaacaaaaataaattaggggtgattcaattgagtgaaaaaaaaagaagaagggcttaattattttttaaaaaagtttgaggTCTTTTGATACATTgtaaaagttcaagtacccaaatgagtgaaaaaaagggtttaattattttttgaaaaaattttgagagttttttACACCTTTAAGcctattatattaattaatttcatgttgcatttttattttgacttaagggtaaaaatagattttagtaaaacaaaataaaaattcaattaagcttGTAATGATAAACAACTAATCAATTAAGTCTTTTCTTTAATGATAATGGTAAATTGATCGATTTGagcaatttaataatatatatacatttagtaTGTTTCTAGATAAATAGTTGTTTAGGCTTATTTAAATCCGGACAACCATTTgcccaaatttattttagatgagtgtaaaactataaaaaattattaaattagtaaaaataataaaatatttaaccatacaaaattcaaaaaaaattataaaaataataaaatgtccatCTAGAATAAACATTGACAAATGTTCATCCAGATTTAGATGATTAGAACATATGAATGTCTAGATTATTTTGAAGGTAAACTAcacattagtcactaaattatgggtaaatattcattttgatcacttaactaaaaatgttacaatttggtctctgaactattcgaaagttttcatttaagtcactttaactattcaaaagtttttatttaagtcattagattaatttttttaaagaattgcCAACGAGCTCCAAGCAATAATTCAGCGATCGGTACAGTGGATCAATACCCATCAATgagtaaaagaacataaattagatccaagtcgatttgGCGGTTAGTGTTGGAGATTGGAtaaaaaagttgtttgaattttagttcgCAGATTCGTGACGTgtccaaagttgtttcatgaaaaaaatgatttgtagaagaaaaaagagaaagtaaGCTTTCGATTAGTGCAAACAAAGCAAACAGAGAAAGccatataatatcatttttaacaGCACAGTGACttgaataaaaacttttgaacatctcactaaattgtaacttcttttaattaagtgaccaaaatcaaaatttatccaTAGTTTAGTATGATGTAGTTTACCTATATTAgtgcaaaactaaaaaaattaataattattaacaaTATGTTTCCCTTCTAACTATTTATGGGAGAACTTCAATTCTAGCACAATCTTCTCAAATTGTTCTGTTGCTCGGAGCATTCTAGGATTCTGAGTATGCAGTACTTGGAAGATAATGGAGGGGAATGATAACAAATATCAAGGGTAGacttttttagcatttttaacaATCTCGTCAAATATAATTTAGCCCAGGTTGAACTCAACCATCTCAACCACCCTCCTCAATAGAACAACCACTCTTTTACTCattgaatgtaacacccctaacccatatccatctccagaacagggttatagagcattaccggagtttacaaattaattta
The nucleotide sequence above comes from Gossypium raimondii isolate GPD5lz chromosome 13, ASM2569854v1, whole genome shotgun sequence. Encoded proteins:
- the LOC105781899 gene encoding transcription factor MYB14, whose protein sequence is MVRAPFYDKNGMKKGEWSAEEDHKLRSYIQRYGHWNWRELPKYAGLKRCGKSCRLRWMNYLRPELKRGNFTEEEDALIIKLHDEMGNRWSTIAKSFPGRTDNEIKNQWHAHLKKRTKRDEKEKSDCWQSEATRYENICEGEGEGEDESNSILVDTPDNMILESSPLSPATSTRTEQSSFSSGSGSMFSFNVVGGLEDNCLPCSGTYKAESSGDFWSQPFVADNTSSLEKGGFEMLLEYEDMYHDDSAYLLYELTQGWI